Proteins co-encoded in one Arachis hypogaea cultivar Tifrunner chromosome 11, arahy.Tifrunner.gnm2.J5K5, whole genome shotgun sequence genomic window:
- the LOC112722000 gene encoding uncharacterized protein, whose translation MEQSQSNSQPQDNAAQNSQTGSSRGKSDPAWQYFTVKYDKNNKAQYTCIFCLNTYNGWGIYRMKYHLAKISGQIKVCNKAHCINLILKDIASLPHIADLASRASKVTAFVYNHMIFLSWLRKRKEWKEIVQPGVTRFATVFITLKSIYDHKQDLQALVIDKYFTSHKLSKSVNGKMVSSIILDSKFWEDCFTTVMLVGPLIKLLRLVDADEKPSLGIVYAGMQRAKINIKTMFRNRKSAYTPYTSILKMRWDKHLKRDLHAAAYFLNPDYFYSEGFVEKANILRSLLDLFDIKTLCDDSVVAMQEIQLYRDRKGSFGRESALKAIKRLEPGEWWRLHGGSAPNLQKMAIRLLHQTSSSSGCERNWSLFEQIHSKRRNRSEHQRLSDIVYVTYNLRLQSRMHRKKKNYDPIDIQSIDTVDFWVMPDEEDPEFTNGDIEGIENLIYTDNAMPSYPTDGGDVELDVNFPNVADSSNTASFGGTSDDGGFGLPVYDGDVGTLNDNYDF comes from the exons ATGGAACAATCACAAAGTAACTCACAGCCACAAGATAATGCTGCTCAAAATTCTCAAACTGGTTCATCTAGAGGTAAATCTGATCCAGCTTGGCAGTATTTTACAGTGAAGTATGACAAAAATAACAAGGCTCAATATACATGTATTTTCTGCTTGAATACTTATAATGGATGGGGGATATATAGAATGAAATATCATCTTGCAAAAATTTCTGGACAAATTAAAGTTTGTAACAAGGCTCATTGCATCAATCTTATCTTAAAAGACATAGCAAGTCTTCCTCACATAGCTGACCTTGCCTCTCGTGCTTCAAAAGTGACTGCCTTTGTTTACAATCATATGATTTTCTTGTCATGgcttagaaaaagaaaagagtggAAAGAAATTGTTCAACCAGGTGTAACACGTTTTGCTACTGTTTTCATTACTTTGAAAAGTATATATGATCATAAACAAGACTTGCAAGCATTGGTGATTGACAAATATTTCACTTCTCATAAATTATCCAAGAGTGTCAATGGGAAGATGgttagttcaattatcttggatagTAAGTTTTGGGAGGATTGTTTTACTACTGTTATGCTTGTTGGTCCTCTGATTAAGTTATTGAGGCTTGTTGATGCTGATGAGAAACCTTCTCTGGGTATCGTGTATGCGGGCATGCAAAGAGCCAAAATTAATATCAAGACAATGTTTAGAAATAGGAAATCTGCATACACACCTTATACAAGTATCTTGAAAATGCGGTGGGATAAGCATTTGAAGCGTGACCTCCATGCAGCAGCATACTTTTTGAATCCAGATTACTTCTATAGTGAGGGGTTTGTTGAGAAGGCAAATATCTTGAGGTCTTTGCTTGATTTATTTGATATTAAAACTCTTTGCGATGACTCGGTTGTCGCAATGCAAGAGATACAGTTGTATCGAGATCGAAAAGGAAGTTTTGGAAGGGAAAGTGCATTGAAAGCAATTAAGAGACTTGAACCTG GTGAATGGTGGAGGCTACACGGTGGGAGTGCTCCTAACTTGCAAAAAATGGCAAttcgtcttcttcatcaaacatctTCATCATCCGGCTGCGAGAGGAACTGGAGCCTCTTTGAACAAATCCATTCAAAGAGGAGGAACCGATCAGAGCATCAAAGGCTAAGTGACATTGTTTATGTCACTTATAATCTACGCCTTCAATCTAGAATGCATCGCAAGAAGAAGAATTATGATCCAATTGACATTCAAAGCATTGACACAGTAGATTTTTGGGTAATGCCGGATGAAGAAGATCCTGAATTTACTAATGGAGACATTGAAggcattgaaaatttaatttatacggATAATGCTATGCCTTCATATCCTACAG atggagGAGATGTGGAACTTGATGTGAATTTCCCTAATGTTGCTGATTCTTCAAATACAGCTTCTTTTGGTGGTACTTCTGATGATGGTGGCTTTGGATTACCTGTTTATGATGGAGATGTTGGAACActtaatgataattatgatttttga